From a single Adhaeribacter swui genomic region:
- a CDS encoding NCS2 family permease codes for MRYSFHLAQNNTTLSTEIIAGVSSFLATSYIIVVNPTILSQAGMPFAGVLTATVLVCFFSSCMMGLFARNPVLVAPGMGLNAFFTFSAVLGMHVPWPVALGAVFWSGIVFLLLSVFNIRTLIIKAIPKPLRYAIAAGIGLFITLIGFSNAKFIVSSPGTIIGVSPLNETLLTFLAGLFLTALLVTRKVPGAILLGILFTTLAAYPIGRWWGSPDAVLVNVKEIFAAPDFSLLLRLDLVNSLKWAAVPVIFSFVFTDLFDSLSTLVGLAEAANLLDENGDPRYVERALLTDAVATTLAGLVGSSPGTAYIESAVGIEAGGRTGLTAVVGGLLFLPFLFLAPLLAVIPAIATAPALVLVGVFMIRPVTKINWQQLDEAIPAFLAMVLIPFTYSVTQGIIWGFLSWTILKLAVGKRSDISAALLVIDAFCILALVLA; via the coding sequence ATGCGCTACTCTTTCCACTTAGCCCAAAATAACACTACTTTATCCACAGAAATCATTGCGGGAGTATCTTCTTTTTTAGCTACTTCTTACATAATAGTGGTAAATCCCACAATTTTAAGCCAAGCGGGTATGCCGTTTGCCGGAGTTCTTACAGCTACCGTATTGGTTTGCTTTTTCAGTAGTTGCATGATGGGCCTTTTTGCCCGCAACCCTGTGTTAGTAGCGCCAGGCATGGGCTTAAATGCGTTTTTTACTTTTTCGGCGGTACTGGGCATGCACGTACCCTGGCCGGTAGCTTTAGGCGCCGTATTCTGGTCGGGCATTGTGTTTCTGTTACTTTCGGTTTTTAATATTCGTACTTTAATTATTAAAGCCATTCCTAAACCTTTGCGGTACGCCATTGCGGCGGGCATTGGTTTGTTTATTACCTTAATTGGTTTTTCCAATGCCAAGTTTATTGTATCCAGCCCCGGTACCATTATCGGGGTAAGCCCCTTAAACGAAACTTTACTTACTTTTTTAGCGGGCTTATTCTTAACGGCACTGCTGGTTACCCGGAAAGTACCGGGCGCTATTTTACTTGGTATTTTATTTACTACCCTGGCGGCTTATCCCATCGGGCGCTGGTGGGGCAGTCCGGACGCAGTACTGGTAAACGTAAAAGAAATTTTTGCCGCTCCTGATTTTAGCTTACTGTTGCGCTTAGATTTAGTTAATTCTTTAAAATGGGCCGCCGTGCCGGTAATTTTTTCTTTTGTATTTACAGATTTGTTCGATAGCCTTTCTACGCTCGTGGGTCTGGCCGAAGCAGCTAATTTACTAGACGAAAACGGGGATCCGCGGTACGTAGAACGCGCCTTGCTAACCGATGCTGTAGCCACTACTCTGGCCGGACTGGTGGGCTCCAGCCCGGGTACGGCTTACATTGAGTCGGCTGTAGGGATTGAGGCAGGCGGCCGCACCGGTTTAACCGCAGTGGTGGGCGGATTATTGTTTTTACCGTTCTTGTTCTTAGCCCCGCTATTAGCGGTTATTCCGGCTATTGCTACGGCACCGGCTTTAGTATTGGTTGGTGTTTTCATGATCCGGCCGGTAACCAAAATTAACTGGCAACAACTAGATGAAGCCATCCCGGCTTTTCTGGCAATGGTGTTAATTCCGTTTACTTATTCCGTAACACAAGGCATTATCTGGGGCTTTCTTTCCTGGACAATCTTAAAACTAGCCGTTGGTAAACGGTCCGATATAAGCGCTGCTTTACTGGTAATAGATGCCTTTTGTATTTTAGCTCTGGTGCTAGCTTAA
- a CDS encoding glycoside hydrolase family 2 protein, producing MTVPNPNFGITKSTSVIPSPEEFKNLLPRVVLRPNTYLLLDGEWKFCYDPDDKGLSENWHLGQHCNTTAQWPGSVEMHLAAAKGLKDPVTWQDKVVVWYEREFPRPELNGETTPSMFQITFGACGYETRVWLNGRLLRTIEGEDVHYGEYTSFSYEIEETDLQPVNRLNVRIADTMDAEIPRGKQESHVYKRGGIWYQTNTGAVRSVWIETVERNRLRSRIGVISEVEDRLVRFNLTTRIHDPGEYTIRLKIYPTEKNAEPLATSDFKLYLEAGQKEQRVVIEVPDAKLWSPESPNLYCVVAQLIDANGYEAEIEAQFGLRKIEARGRYVYLNNEQIYLDGILYQPGTATYEEMHRHFYAMKALGCNLVRVHIAGVDPRIYNLADEIGLLLWVEVPSPHSSTALSRQNHRAELLRMLALLETNPSVIIWSLYNEDWGAQDIATNPETRQYIIDMYHYFMIKHPQYLVVDNDGWHHISWEGKLKSDLLTAHLYTPELDRWKELLDRLTNGEMEGVAAFPLVVGDPFFYRRQVPLVVSEWGGFGFPDYGGPKDAEERTERIRQFKTELRRRPIAGDVYTQATNIEYERNGLIDAHTGELSVPPGLLLSAFTLPENDTTEIKKAGANNQ from the coding sequence ATGACCGTTCCAAATCCTAACTTTGGTATTACCAAAAGCACATCTGTTATCCCGTCTCCGGAAGAATTTAAAAACTTATTGCCTCGGGTAGTACTGCGCCCCAATACGTACTTGCTGCTCGACGGCGAATGGAAGTTTTGCTACGATCCGGATGATAAAGGTTTAAGTGAAAACTGGCATTTAGGGCAGCACTGCAACACTACCGCCCAATGGCCGGGCAGCGTAGAAATGCATTTAGCCGCCGCTAAAGGTTTAAAAGACCCGGTTACCTGGCAAGACAAAGTAGTAGTATGGTACGAACGGGAATTTCCACGGCCAGAGCTTAACGGCGAAACAACCCCTTCTATGTTTCAGATTACCTTTGGGGCTTGTGGTTACGAAACCCGGGTATGGCTCAACGGCCGGTTGCTGCGCACCATCGAAGGCGAAGATGTGCACTATGGCGAATATACCTCTTTTTCCTACGAAATTGAAGAAACCGATTTGCAACCTGTTAACCGACTTAACGTCCGGATTGCCGATACCATGGATGCCGAAATTCCCCGGGGAAAGCAAGAGTCGCACGTGTATAAGCGCGGTGGCATCTGGTATCAAACCAACACAGGGGCCGTTCGTAGCGTGTGGATAGAAACCGTAGAGCGTAACCGGCTGCGGTCGCGCATCGGCGTAATCAGCGAAGTAGAAGACCGGCTGGTGCGGTTTAACTTAACCACGCGCATCCACGATCCGGGAGAGTATACCATCCGGTTAAAAATTTATCCCACCGAAAAAAATGCGGAACCACTGGCTACTTCTGACTTTAAATTATACTTAGAGGCGGGCCAGAAAGAACAACGCGTAGTAATAGAAGTGCCCGATGCTAAATTATGGTCGCCGGAATCGCCTAACTTATACTGCGTGGTAGCGCAACTAATTGATGCCAACGGTTACGAAGCGGAAATTGAAGCACAGTTTGGCTTAAGAAAAATAGAAGCTCGGGGGCGTTACGTTTATTTAAACAACGAACAAATTTACCTCGATGGCATTTTGTACCAACCTGGCACGGCCACTTACGAAGAAATGCACCGGCACTTTTACGCCATGAAAGCTTTAGGCTGTAACCTGGTGCGGGTACACATTGCCGGGGTAGACCCGCGTATTTATAACCTTGCCGACGAAATCGGTTTATTGTTGTGGGTAGAAGTGCCCAGTCCGCATAGTTCTACTGCCCTGAGCCGCCAAAATCACCGGGCCGAATTGCTGCGCATGCTGGCCTTACTGGAAACCAACCCTTCGGTAATTATCTGGAGTTTATACAACGAAGATTGGGGTGCCCAGGATATTGCTACTAACCCCGAAACCCGGCAGTATATTATCGATATGTATCATTATTTTATGATCAAGCACCCGCAGTACTTGGTGGTAGATAACGATGGCTGGCATCATATTTCCTGGGAAGGTAAGCTTAAATCTGATTTGCTCACGGCTCACTTATATACCCCGGAGCTGGATCGTTGGAAAGAGTTGCTCGACCGGCTAACCAATGGCGAGATGGAAGGTGTGGCCGCTTTCCCGTTGGTGGTGGGCGATCCGTTTTTCTATCGCCGGCAAGTGCCTTTGGTGGTAAGCGAATGGGGCGGTTTTGGCTTTCCGGACTACGGTGGCCCCAAAGATGCCGAAGAACGAACCGAGCGCATCCGGCAATTTAAAACCGAGTTGCGCCGCCGACCCATTGCGGGCGATGTGTATACCCAGGCTACCAACATCGAATACGAACGCAACGGCTTAATTGATGCGCATACCGGGGAATTAAGCGTACCGCCAGGCTTATTATTATCGGCTTTTACTTTGCCGGAAAATGATACAACCGAAATAAAGAAAGCAGGCGCAAACAACCAGTAA
- a CDS encoding methionine-R-sulfoxide reductase: MSNTDKNTNYNKLTPEEERVLLYKGTEMPFTGKFYKHKQPGTYICRRCNAPLYRSADKFDSHCGWPSFDDEIPGAVERVLDADGYRVEIVCANCKAHLGHVFEGERFTPKNTRHCVNSVSMDFIPEEQ; the protein is encoded by the coding sequence ATGAGTAACACCGATAAAAATACCAATTATAATAAGCTCACTCCCGAAGAAGAGCGAGTATTGTTATATAAAGGCACCGAAATGCCTTTTACCGGAAAATTTTACAAGCACAAACAACCCGGTACTTACATTTGCCGCCGGTGCAACGCGCCGCTTTACCGCTCGGCAGATAAGTTTGATTCGCATTGTGGCTGGCCTAGCTTCGACGATGAAATTCCGGGAGCCGTAGAGCGGGTTTTGGATGCCGATGGCTACCGCGTAGAAATTGTATGTGCTAATTGCAAAGCCCACTTGGGGCACGTGTTCGAGGGCGAACGGTTTACGCCTAAAAATACCCGGCACTGTGTAAATTCCGTTTCCATGGATTTTATTCCGGAAGAACAATAA
- a CDS encoding MBL fold metallo-hydrolase: protein MKYLFALLLTFSFFGVQAQRPAPDQLATKKGPVIIQPVLHGSVVFTWDKKTIYVDPYGGAAAFTGLAAPDLILITDIHGDHTDLKTLESINTSKAKFIAPAAVAEMLPEALKSKVTVMKNGDQSIQLGIGITAVPMYNLPETTDSRHPKGRGNGYVLNMGGKNIYLSGDTEDVPEMRALKNIDAAFVCMNLPFTMDVDQAAQGVLAFKPKVVYPYHYRGQNGLSDVENFKKLVNAGNNQIEVRLRNWYPTN from the coding sequence ATTAAGTATCTTTTTGCGCTTTTACTTACTTTTTCGTTTTTCGGGGTACAAGCGCAACGGCCTGCACCAGACCAGCTCGCAACCAAAAAAGGCCCCGTTATTATACAACCTGTTTTGCATGGTTCGGTGGTATTTACCTGGGATAAAAAAACAATTTACGTAGACCCTTACGGCGGAGCAGCGGCATTTACCGGCTTGGCTGCCCCAGATTTAATTTTAATTACCGACATTCACGGCGACCACACAGACTTAAAAACTTTGGAAAGTATTAATACCAGCAAGGCGAAGTTTATTGCCCCGGCCGCCGTGGCCGAAATGCTGCCTGAGGCGCTTAAATCTAAGGTTACCGTTATGAAAAATGGCGACCAATCTATTCAGTTAGGTATTGGTATTACGGCAGTGCCTATGTATAATTTGCCCGAAACCACCGATTCCCGGCACCCGAAAGGGCGGGGCAACGGCTATGTTTTAAATATGGGCGGTAAAAATATTTACCTATCCGGCGATACAGAAGATGTGCCGGAAATGCGGGCGCTTAAAAACATAGACGCGGCTTTCGTGTGCATGAACTTGCCCTTTACCATGGATGTAGACCAAGCCGCTCAGGGGGTTCTGGCCTTTAAACCCAAAGTAGTTTACCCGTACCACTACCGCGGACAAAATGGCTTAAGCGACGTAGAAAATTTTAAAAAATTGGTAAACGCCGGAAACAACCAAATAGAAGTACGCCTCCGCAATTGGTACCCGACCAATTAA
- a CDS encoding sugar phosphate isomerase/epimerase family protein, whose protein sequence is MATSSFSRRDTLKLLGTSVGLSALPSWAQAKPAAPAPFTYCLNLSTIKGHKLGFVKELEVASKAGFRSVEIWMDTLEAYLKEGHTLKDAKKRLDDLGLKVENAIGFAQWIVDDDAERAKGVEQLKREMDMLAQLGCRRTAAPPAGATNTPGLDLRKAAERFRTIVELGEKTTVMPQLELWGFSKNLNKLSEVMYVAIESGHPGARVLLDVYHLFKGGSSLDSLPFVGKPAIEVFHVNDYQASAQPATITDADRIYTGDGAAPIRKILESVRTPERPLIISFEVFNKNYYAQDPLLVAQTALNKMKAVTKGIG, encoded by the coding sequence ATGGCTACATCTTCTTTCTCGCGTCGCGATACTTTAAAATTACTAGGTACTTCTGTGGGCTTGTCTGCTTTGCCAAGCTGGGCTCAAGCCAAACCAGCAGCTCCGGCTCCGTTTACCTACTGCCTCAACTTAAGTACCATTAAAGGCCATAAACTAGGTTTCGTGAAAGAATTAGAGGTAGCCTCTAAAGCTGGTTTCCGGTCGGTAGAAATTTGGATGGATACTTTGGAAGCTTACCTAAAAGAAGGCCACACCCTAAAAGATGCGAAGAAAAGATTGGATGACTTGGGTTTAAAAGTAGAAAATGCCATAGGCTTTGCCCAATGGATCGTGGACGATGATGCCGAAAGAGCCAAAGGGGTAGAACAATTAAAACGAGAAATGGACATGCTGGCGCAACTAGGTTGCCGGCGTACCGCCGCCCCACCGGCTGGCGCTACCAACACCCCGGGGTTAGATTTAAGAAAAGCCGCCGAGCGGTTCCGGACTATCGTGGAATTAGGCGAGAAAACCACGGTAATGCCCCAATTGGAGCTTTGGGGTTTCTCGAAAAACTTAAATAAGCTGAGCGAAGTAATGTACGTGGCTATAGAAAGTGGCCACCCCGGCGCCCGGGTTTTACTCGATGTTTATCATTTATTTAAAGGAGGTTCCAGCCTGGATAGTTTGCCGTTCGTAGGAAAACCAGCGATTGAAGTATTTCACGTAAACGACTATCAGGCGAGCGCCCAACCCGCTACCATCACCGATGCCGACCGCATTTATACCGGCGACGGAGCAGCACCTATCCGGAAAATACTAGAATCGGTACGTACGCCGGAACGGCCTTTAATTATTTCGTTTGAAGTGTTTAATAAGAATTACTACGCTCAGGATCCATTGCTAGTAGCGCAAACCGCCCTGAACAAAATGAAAGCCGTAACCAAAGGCATTGGGTAG